ACCTGCGAACAATGTGTTACGCTCCGATCCACTCGAGATTTATAATACGACtttaaaactttgatttctaagTTGTATATCCTATTCCAAGATCCTGGAAACTGAAATAATCAGGTTCATATACACAGCAATGACAAAGTGGACTTTAAGCGAAAAAAATTTCAGTGAGAAAACATATTTCTCTCGCTATCGTTCACAAAAACTGGTCCAAATTGGACTTTGAGAAAAAAGTGAAAAGTAAGAGAGACGCTCTGGCACTGGGATCCACCCAAAATAAGGCCTTGTGGGATTCGAATGCAAGGAATCCGTTTGTGTGTGTCTCGGACGTGCAATTAACGTGGCATGAAAGCTCCCCCTACACAAGAACTCAACCTTCGGAAAGCACTACCTAGCACCTCCCACAATCGATGCCCTACAAGTAAACAAAAGCTTTCGTTGATTGGAAAGTGACCGTTGCTCAAATGCTAACGATTTTACATGGTCGGACCCAAGGACTGCAAAAGCCAATGCTTAGCTTTCAAGACCAATAAACTTGTTCACCAGATTCTAGTTGCGCCAAACAAACCTTGCATCACTTCCTTAATGTACAAAACCAACCATGTAACAAACCCTCCACATCTTCTTGAAGAGATGGGAAATTGTGTTCCAGTTCATAAGACCCAAGACTCTGCTTCAAATCTCAAATGTTCAAGCAATTCCCTGACAGAATGCATCCTGATTGAACTCCCTGTTCGAGAAAACTCCATTGGTACCGCAATCCCCCGCGCGAGCAGTTTTCAAGAACCAAGTATTTCTACACCAACTCGACCTGCTAAATTCATGGCTATCATGTACTTGTAGCCGGAAAACTTCGATTTTATCGCATTTTACTGTTTTGAGTATATACTTGTTACTTTGTAGGTGGGAAAGAGTTTGAATCTGATCGTGAAGATTTCTTCAGTGTCAATGGTGGTAAGAACTAAGATCAAGTAAAATTCACCAATATTTTTACGATCTCCCCAGAAAATGTTATGTCGAGTTcgacctttgttttttttttattttttattttaatttatgcaGATCTTACCCCATCTGCAAGCAACACTCCGATCCATGAAATAAAAACTGATGCGAAAAAGCAGCTGATTGAATTGTTCCATGAGAGCGACAGTGATGGATCAGAAGACGAACCTTCCATTTTCGACCTCCCACAAAATTCAGCAAATAAAAGTTTATCGTATGAGTCTGTAGCGGACATAGTTTTCAGAAGTGTGACAGTTCCGAAAACGAATTCGAATCCCAGCAGGACAAGAAAAGCTACACTGTTTGCACAATATTGCTGTCTGCCTAAACTGGTGCGGAGCCTAAGCTGTAGTGAGAGGAAGAGACGTTGATCGTCGTACTGATGACAATGAGTTCTGCTTCCAAAGATTCAAGAATGTCCACTTACTATTTGAgtagtagtattttttttttccttttgttggaTGAATTGTAACTCTGCAAAAATCtatgaatatatatatcttGGTGTTTGGTGAGTTGATAGGTATGTTAAAGTTGTTAAGATCTCCTAGCTGATAGGGTTAGGTTTTCCTTGTTTCTAGGTCGTAGTGGTTTGAAGCCATGCATAATAATCCCTAGTCTTAAGGGACATGTTATCTTCTGTTTTGGACTTAGTCTTTCTCCACGATTCTAGGGCTGTAAAGTCGTGGTTGTTATTTCCCATTCAATTTGTTTTCAAGGCTATTTAATAGCGATGATTGTTTTCTAATTCAATAAGAAAGATTCTCCCTGCATATTGAAGTTGTCATGCTTTTGTTCTTGTCAAGCTCTTTGCCATTACACATGGTTTTAAcatctggtatcagagccccATCACGGAGCCTGACCAACAGTTTGTACCATAACAATCAGCAAGAAGGAGTAACATGACAAGCGAGAGTAGCTTTGTGCAGCCGGCTATCCCACGGTTTGATGGCCATTACGATCACTAGAGTATGCTTATGGAGAACTTTTTGCGTTCAAAGGAATATTGGAATTTGATAGAAATTGGGATCTCTGCAGTAGCAGAAGGGACGGATCTCACTGAGGGACAGAATAATGTGATTGAGGACCAAAAGTTGAAGGATATGAAGGCCAAGAACTATCTGCTCCAAGCCATTGATAGCTCCATTTTGGAGACCATACAGAAAAAGGATATAGCGAAGGATATTTGGGATTCCTTGAAGCAGAAATATCAAGGGACAACACGAGTCAAGTGTGCTCAACTTCAAGCTCTTCGCAAAGAGTTTGAAATGCTACACATGAAAGAAGGGGAATCGGTGAATGACTACTTTGGGAGAACTCTCACCACAGCCAATAAGATGAGAATTCATGGCGAAAGGATGGAAAATGTGGTGATTATTGAGAAGATCCTATGATCCATGACTTCTAAGTACGACTATGTGGTATGTTCGATCGAGGAATCGAATGATTTGGATATCCTATCCATAGATGAGCTTCAAAGTAGTCTTTTGGTGCATGAACAATGGATCAGCCGCCACACTATGGAAGAACAAGCCTTTCAGATCACTCACAGCCCtcagcaaggaggaagaagtGGTGGAAAAAGTTCGTAccgaggaagaaggagaggaagGGGTAAGTTTGATAAATCTACCCTAGAATGTTACAATTGTCATGAGTTAGGCAATTTTCAGTGGGAATGTCCCAAAAGAGCAAGAGCTACAAAGGCCAACTTTGTCGAGACTAGTGAAGAGATGCTTTTAATGGCGTATGTAGACGACACTGATGCTGGAAGAGATTACCTGTGGTTTCTTAACTCGGGATGTAGCAATCACATGTGTGGGAAAAGAGAGTTGTTTTCAATGTTTGACAATAACTTAAGAGAAACAGTGAAGCTGGGTAATGATACGAGTCCTACTGTGCTAGGAAAGGGCAACATTCGCATGGAGATGAATGGGATCGTGCAGGCGATTACTAAAGTGTTCTTTGTACCCGAGTTGAAGAACAACCTACTAAGCATCGGACAGTTTCAAGAAAAGGGTCTTGCGGTCGTCATGCAACACAAAAAAATGCAAGATCTACCATCCTGAAAGAGGTTTACTAATGGAGACCGAGATGACATGTAATAGAATGTTCGCCGTCATTGGTCGACGTCCATCAAAGGAGGAAAGCTGTTTCTCCACTATAACTGCAAATCAAACTCAATTCTGGCATCGTCATTATGGTCATCTTAGTTGGACTGGTCTCAAGGTGATTCAATAGAAGAATATGGTGCATGGACTGCCTCAGTTGAAGGCTCCCTTGAATGTTTGTGAAGATTGCTTGATTGGAAAACAACATCGCGATCCTTTTCCAAAGGAAAGCGTATGGAGGGCATCCGGAGTGCTTCAGCTTGTGCATGCAGACATATGCGGGCCGATAAATCCAATATCGAACAGCAAAAAAAGTATCTCATAACCTTTATCGATGACTTTAGCAGAAAAAACTTGGGTTTATTTCTTGGTTGAAAAATCAGAAGCATTTGCAAGCTTTAAGTCCTACAAAGCTAGGGTCGAGAAAGAAATTGGTACATTCGTAAGGAATCTTCGAACTGATCGTGGATGGGAGTTTACTTCACAAGAATTCACTCACTTATGTGATGAGAATGGTATTCAAAGGCAATTAACAGCTGCATATACACCTCAACAGAACGGGGGCGCGGAGAGAAAGAATCGCACTATCATGAATATGGTGCGCAACATGCTGTAAGAGAAACAAATTCCAAAGAAATTCTGGCCTGAGACAGTAAACTGGACAGTGCAAGTTTTGAATAGAAGTTTAACACTTGCCGTAAGAAGCAAGACTCCCGAAGAAGCCTGGAGTGGTCACAAGCCTTCAGTAAGTCACTTTAGGGTTTTTGGATGCATCTCTCAGGTCCATATATGTGATAGCAAGAGAGTCAAGCTTGATGCCAAAAGTCTGAAATGTATACTACTTGGAGTAAGTGAAGAATCTAAAGCCTATAGATTATTTGATCCCGTTGCCAAAAAAATAATTGTAAGTCGATAAGTGGTGTTTGAAGAAGACCAAAGGTGGAATTGGGATGACAGTCACAAGGAAACTATCTTGGCGGATCTGGAGTGGgatgaagaaaaagaacaagGTACAAATGAAAGTCTTGGTGAAGAAAGTGATGAACAAGAAAACATGGGGTCAGTTCAAGGTGACTCATTCGAAGAAGGAGAGTCTTCAATTGATGGGAACACTTTTCATGCTACACGAAGTTGAAGACCACCAACGTGGATGCAAGATTATGTAAGTGGTCAGGGCCTATCTGATGAAGAACACGGCGATATGACTCATCTAGCCCTATTTTCTGACAATGATCCCTTGACGTACGAGGAAGCAGTAAAAAGTGACAAATGGAGATATGCCATGGATGTAGAGATCAAGGCTATCATAAAGAATAACACATGGGAACTTGTTGAACTTCCACCTGGAGTAAAAATGATCGGAGTCAAATGGGTTTTTAAAACGAAGCTCAATGAAAAAGGTGAAGTGGACAAATATAAGGCTCGACTTGTTGCGAAAGGGAATAGTCAAAAGTATGGAGTGGATTATGCCGAGGTGTTTGCACCAGTAGCTCGTTTGGATACCATTCGAGCAGTTATCTCACTTACTGCATGCAAGAGCTGGAACATCTACCAACTAGACGTTAAATCTGCATTTCTGTATGGAAAGATAGATGAGGAAGTATTCGTGGATCAACCACCGGGCTATGAATAACAGGGACAGGAAGCTAAGGTATATCGACTCAAGAAGACGCTGTATGGGCTCAAACAAGCCTTTCGAGCTTGGTACAGTCGAATAGAAACTTACTTTGGTCGGGAAGGCTTTGAGAAGTGTCCTTATGAGCACACCTTGTTCATTAAAAGGGGCGGTAGAGGTAAATTTTTTGTTGTGTgcctttatgttgatgatcttatATTCACTGGTAATGATGAGACCATGTTTGAAAGCTTTAAAAAATCCATGATGGATGAATTTGACATGACTGATCTTGGAAAGATGAGGTATTTCCTTGGGATTGAAGTTTTGCAAAGAAAGGATGGTATCTTTATCAATCAACGGAAGTATGCTCAGGAGGTTCTGGAGAGGTTCAGTATGGATCAGTGCAATCCGGTGCACAATCCGATTGTTCCTGGTTCTAAATTAACTAGGGATAAAAATGGAGTAAGAGTTGATGAGACATTCTACAAACAAATAGTAGAAAGCCTCATGTATTTGACTGCCGCTCGTCCTGATCTAATGTTTGTCGTGAGTTTGGTCAGCAGATATATGGAACGATCTACAGAAACACATCTGCAAACAGCGAAAAAGGTACTACGGTATGTGAAGGGTACAATCAGTTTTGGAGTGTTCTACAAAAAGGGAGGAATTGAAGAACTCGTTGGCTACACAGATAGCGATTATGCTGGTGATCAGAATGATAGAAAGAGCACATCTGGTTATGTTTTTACT
The nucleotide sequence above comes from Malus sylvestris chromosome 16, drMalSylv7.2, whole genome shotgun sequence. Encoded proteins:
- the LOC126607374 gene encoding uncharacterized protein LOC126607374 isoform X2 — translated: MVGPKDCKSQCLAFKTNKLVHQILVAPNKPCITSLMYKTNHVTNPPHLLEEMGNCVPVHKTQDSASNLKCSSNSLTECILIELPVRENSIGGKEFESDREDFFSVNGDLTPSASNTPIHEIKTDAKKQLIELFHESDSDGSEDEPSIFDLPQNSANKSLSYESVADIVFRSVTVPKTNSNPSRTRKATLFAQYCCLPKLVRSLSCSERKRR
- the LOC126607375 gene encoding uncharacterized protein LOC126607375, encoding MLMENFLRSKEYWNLIEIGISAVAEGTDLTEGQNNVIEDQKLKDMKAKNYLLQAIDSSILETIQKKDIAKDIWDSLKQKYQGTTRVKCAQLQALRKEFEMLHMKEGESVNDYFGRTLTTANKMRIHGERMENVVIIEKIL
- the LOC126607374 gene encoding uncharacterized protein LOC126607374 isoform X1; translation: MVGPKDCKSQCLAFKTNKLVHQILVAPNKPCITSLMYKTNHVTNPPHLLEEMGNCVPVHKTQDSASNLKCSSNSLTECILIELPVRENSIGTAIPRASSFQEPSGKEFESDREDFFSVNGDLTPSASNTPIHEIKTDAKKQLIELFHESDSDGSEDEPSIFDLPQNSANKSLSYESVADIVFRSVTVPKTNSNPSRTRKATLFAQYCCLPKLVRSLSCSERKRR